The DNA window GACGTTGCCGTGGCTGAGTACGCCCATCGCCTCCAGCACGTGGCTGGGCCGCAGCGTGGACGACGTGCACGAGGAGCCGGACGACACCGCGAAACCGTGCCGGTCCAGCGCGTGCAGCAACGCCTCGCCGTCCACGTAGAGGCAGCTGAACGTGACCAGGTGGGGCAGCCGGTCGGCCGGGTCGCCGACGATCTCCACGTCCGGCACGGTGGCGGCCACCCGGTCCCGGATCCGGTCGACGAGCGCGCTCAGCCGTACCCTCTCGGTCTCGGCCTCGGCGGCGACGGCCCGCAGGCTCGCCGCGGCCGCGACCACCGCCGGCAGGTCGAGCGTGCCCTGCGAGCGCGGGTTATAAAGATCATCTTGGGGCAGCGGTGAGATCCACCGCACACCCTTGCGCACCACCAGGACACCCACGCCCGGCGGACCGCCCCACTTGTGGGCGCTCGCGCTGAGAAGAGACCATCCCGAGGGTACGGGCATCCGCCCCACCGTCTGGGCGGCATCCACGAACAACGGCACGCCGGCCTCCGCGCAGAGTTCCGCGGCGGCTGCCACGGGCTGCGCCGTGCCCACCTCGTGACTGGCACTGATCAGGCTCGCCAGGGCGACGCCCGGCGCCGCGACGGCTCGTCCCCAGGCCTCCAGGTCGAGTCTGCCGAGACGGTCCACACCCACCTCGGAAACGTCCGACCAGGACAGCAGGACGGCGGAGTGCTCGATCGCCGAGCGGACCAGGGTGCTGCCGGCCCGTTTGCGTCCGGCCAGGCCACCGAGGACAGCGGCTTGAGCGGCGGCTGTGCCGGAGGGCCAGAAGGAGACCTCGTCCGCCCGTACCCCCAGGATCTGCGCGACCACCGCGGTGGCCGCCTCGCGCAGCTGCTGGGCCCGGCGCCCGGCCGCGTAGAGCCGCGCCGGGTCGGCCCAGCCGTCGGCGAGCGCTGCCAGCAGCGCCTCCTTTGTCACCGGATGGAGGGGAGCCGCGCTTGCGGCGTCCAGGTATACCGGCTGCCCGGCCGGATCGCCTGTGTAATCCACACTCCGAACGGTATCGTCCGGTTGTCCGGGCGTTTGCTTTCGATCGACCTACGCCCCCCGGTGGCGGGCGGTCCGGTCTTGGTCGAGTAGTGTGCGACCGTCGGTGAGCCTTGCCGCCAGGTGTCCGTTTTCGGGCCGGCGGCGCTGCTAAGGAGGCAGAAGCAGGTGGGCGCAAGGAGTTCGGCCACACGGCCGCGGGCAGTAGGCCGAGCGGCCGGGCTGGGTCTCGGCGGTGCGACGCTGCTGACGCTGCTCTCGGGTTGTTCGCTGCAGGACTGGGGCGACACGTTCAGCCACTTCGGATGGCCGAGCAACGGCATCAGCCTGCAAGCGCACGAGATGTACGACCTGTGGATCGCATCGGTGATCGCAGCTCTCGCAGTCGGTATCGGCGTGTGGGGCCTGATCTTCTGGTGTGTGATCCGGTATCGCAAGCGCGGCGACGAGCTGCCCGTGCAGACCCGGTTCAACATGCCGATGGAGATCCTCTACACGGTCACGCCGGTCCTCATCGTCGCGGTGCTCTTCTACTACACCGCGATCGTGCAGACCAGCGTGGACAAGCTGTCGAAGAACCCCGACCAGGTCGTCGAGGTCGTCGCTTTCAAGTGGAACTGGCAGTTCAACTACCGCGACGGCATGGGCGAGAAGGCCAACACGGTGGCGTCGACCATCGGGTCCTCGGACGTCATCCCGATCCTGGTGCTGCCGGTCGGTGAGAAGATCCGCTTCGAGGAGACCAGCAAGGACGTCATCCACTCGTTCTGGGTGCCGGAGATGCTGTTCAAGCGGGACGTCTTCCCGGGCAGCGTGCGCAACGTCTTCGAGGTCACGCTGGACAAGGAAGGCCGCTACGTCGGGCGGTGCGCGGAGCTCTGCGGCACCTACCACGCCTTCATGAACTTCGAGCTGGTCGTCGTCTCCCCGACGAAGTTCGACCAGTTCCTGGACTCGAAGAAGACGGGCGCCTCGACCCAGGAGGCGATGGCTGCGATCGGGTTCACCGGTGCGGAGTCGTACGCGACGACCACGTCGCCGTTCAACACCCGCCGCCAGCAGCACAGCTGGAACCAGCCCGAGACCGTAGCCGCAGGGAAGTAGGGGCGACGTGCGCACCGAATACAAGATCTTCGCCGGCGTCGCCGTCTTCCTCTTCGGAGCGGCAGCGGTGTACGGCTTCTACACGCACGCGACCGCCACGGACGGCGCGGTCAGCAGCGGCTCGGCGTACGCGGGCGGCACCGAGTGGGTCGGCGTCGTCGCGCTGATCCTCTCCGGCCTGCTCTGCTCGATGTGCGCCGGCTTCTTCTGGTTCGTCGCCCGGCGCATCGACCTGCGTCCGGAGGACCGCGAGGACGGCGAGATCGCCGAGGGCGCCGGCGAGGTCGGCTTCTTCAGCCCGGGCAGCTACTGGCCCTTCGGCATCGCGCTCTCCGCGGCGATCGCCGGCATCGGCCTGGTCTTCTGGATGTGGTGGCTGCTGGCCTTCGGCCTGATCTGCGTCATCTTCGCGTCCTGCGGCCTGCTCTTCGAGTACTACTCGGGAACCCGGCACCCGGCCGAGCACTGAGCACTGAGCACGACGGAAAGGCCCGCATCCCCTCGGGGGTGCGGGCCTTTCGTCATGCCGCTCGGCGCTGCTCGGGGGCTATCTTGCGGCTGGTGGGTGGCAGCCACATGTGTACGACGATCGGGGCGACCACCTCCGCCGCACCGCAGCGGGTGCAGACGAGCTCGGGGCAGTCGTCGTGGCCGTCCTCGCAGGGCGGGACCTCGAACAGCATGTCGCCGTCGCAGATGGCGCAGCGGAGTTCGCGTTCACGCACGGGTTTCTCCTTCCCCTTCGCCGGAAGGCCGTTCGTTCGGGAGTGTTCGTTCGTTTGTCGCAGCGTTCAAAATTACCCGAATGTCATTCAGACGCTGTCACGTATTTCGGACATTTTCGGGCATTGGCGTCGGCGTGTTGCCGGTTTTTGTCACTCGCCAGGTCTACTCGGCCGCTTTCGCCGCCCTTACCCGCGGTTTCGGCCGCTGTTACTCCGCGGCTTTGGTGGCCCTTACTCCGCGGCTTTGGTGGCCCTCACTCCGCGGCTTTGGCGGCCCGCGCCGAGGCCACCCAGCGCTCCAGCTGAGCCGTCACAGCGCCGGAGTCGATCGTGTCCTGGGCCCGGGCGATTCCGGCCCGCAGCGCGTCCCTGAAGTCGCCGGGGAAGCCACTCTGTGCCGCCAGGGCCGCCGCCGCGTTCAGGACCACGGCGTCCCGGACCGCTCCGGCCTCGCCGGCGAACGTCCGGTGCGCCACATCCGCGTTGAACGCCACGTCGCCACCACGCAGCGCGTCCGGCGCGCTCCGCGGCAGGCCCAGCTCGGTCGCGTCGACCAGCAGTTCCTCCACGGCGCCGTTGCGGGCCAGCCAGATCCGGGTCGGCGCGGCGGTGGTGAACTCGTCCAGGCCGTCCTCGCCGCGCATCACCAGCGCCGAGTCGCCCCGCTGGGCGAACACCTCGGCCATCACCGGCGCCATCCGCGGGTCGAAGCAGCCGACCGCGGCCGCCGTCGGGCGGGCCGGGTTGGTCAGCGGGCCGAGCACGTTGAAGAACGTGGGAACGCCCAGCTCCCGGCGGGTCACCGAGGCGTGCCGCATGCCGGGGTGGTAACGGGCCGCGAAGCAGAAGCCGATGCCGGCCTCGGCGACGGTCCGGGCCACGCCGGCCGGGCCGAGGTCGAGCGGGATGCCGAAGTGCTCCAGCAGGTCGGCGGTGCCGGTGGTGGACGACGCCGACCGGTTGCCGTGCTTCACCACGGTCACCCCGGCGGCCGCGGTCACGATCGCCGCCATCGTCGAGATGTTGACCGTGTTGGCCCGGTCGCCGCCGGTGCCGACCACGTCGACCGCGCTGGTGCGCACCTTCTCCGGCAGCTCCACCAGGGTGGCCGCCGACAGCATCGCCTGGACCAGGCCGGCCAGCTCGGCGGGTGTCTCGCCCTTGGCCCGCAGCGCCACGGCGAACCCGGCGATCTGCGCCGGGGTGACGTTGCCCGCCATGATCTCGCCCATGGCCCAGGCGGTGTCCGCGGTGGCGAGCTCCTCGCCACGGATCAGAGCACTCGTCAGGTTGGGCCAGGTACGTGCGGCCATGGCAGGGCCTTTCGTCAAAAGGGGGTTTACTGGGCCTGGGTGCCGAGCGGGATCGCGCCGGCCCGGCGGGCGCGCAGCAGGCCGGCCACGGTCTGACCGGTGGTCACCGGGTCGAGCGGCGCGAGCAGGGTCGCGTCGACCTGCGAGTACGCCGCGAGCCAGCGATCCGCGGCGCGGGCGATCACGACGCAGGTGGGCGGGGGAGTCAGGTACTCGTCCTTGGTCTGCCGGGCGATGCCGAGACCGCCGGCCGGCGCCGCCTCGCCGTCGAGGACCATCAGATCGATCTCGTACTCGTCGAGCAGGCGGCGGCACTCCTCCCACGAGGAGGCGTCGGTGAACTCGACTTCCAGGTCGGCGGCGGGCCGCGGGCCGATGGCGAGCCGGATCCGGTCGCGCACGGCGGCGTCGTCGCTGTAGAGCAGAACGGTGTACTCGCTCATCTTGTGCCCCACCTCACGTATTGAGTCCCGGAGATCGTACCGAATCTGTTATTGAGTGTCCGGCTCCGGTGGCCGCCCGGCGGCGATCGCCTCCTGCCGGTCGAGGGCGCGGTCGATCCGTTTCGCCTCCCGCTCCGACTGCCGGACCCACTGCACCACCAGGATGCCGAGCATCGTGACGCTGACGATCTCGCCGCCGGCCCACAGGATGCCGCCCGCGGTGACCTGGTCGGCGTGCGGATCCATCCAGCTCAGGCCGAGGTTCGGGTACCAGTCGCCGCCGAGCAGCTCCTTGCTCTGCATGATCGTCAGACCGAGCACCGTGTGGAACGGGACGGAGAGCACCATCAGCAGCGCGCGGCCCGGGTACGGCCAGCGGTTCGGCAGCGGGTCCAGCCCGAGCAGCGGCCAGAAGAAGAGGCAGCCGGTCACGATGAAGTGCAGGTGGACGAACTCGTGGAACCAGACGTGCTCCAGGGTCAGCCGGTACACGCCGGTGAAGTAGAGGACGAACGGGTTCGCGATGAAGATTCCGAACGCGACAAGGGGGAACGTCAGCACCCGGACGTACCGGCTGTGCAGCAGCTTCAACAGGACCTTGCGCGGTTTCTTGTCGAGCACCCGCAGCGCCAGGGTGGTCGGCGCGCCCAGGGCCAGGAAGATCGGTCCGACCATCGAGAGCACCATGTGCTGGACCATGTGCACCGAGATCAAGGTCGTGTCGTACGCCTCGATACCGGTCACCGACACCGCCGCGATGGAGCCGAGTCCACCTGCGACGAAGGCCGCGGTCCGTCCGCCCGGCCAGTGGTCGCCACGCTGACGCAGACGCCAGACGCCGTACAGGTACAGCGATGCCGAGACCACCAGACCCAGAGCGATCAGACTGACCAGGTTGAACTCGGTGAAGATCGCCGCTGGACTGAAAGGCGGGAGTCCAGTATCCCCGCTGGACGCCGCGAGGAGGGGCATTTCGTCGAACAACACCCCTTGAGGCTAGGCCTACCCGCTGGTCACAGAATATTCCGGGCTGTCTTCGGTGCCGGATTGGGGACCCCGGGGGACCTTGGACCTAGTTCGGATGAATAATGAGGCCGTGACAGCGGCAGCCATCGACAAGAGCCGGATCCACTCGCTGACCCGACCCAACATGGTCAGCGTCGGGACCATCGTGTGGCTCTCCAGCGAGCTCATGTTCTTCGCGGCGTTGTTCGCGATGTACTTCTCCATCCGGGCGGCAGCGCCCGAGCAGTGGGAGGAGCACACCGAGCATCTCAACATCCCATACGCCACCACGTTCACCGTGATCCTGGTGCTCTCCTCGGTGACCTGCCAGCTGGGCGTGTTCGCGGCGGAGAAGGGTGACGTGTTCGCGCTGCGGCGCTGGTTCACGATCACCTTCGTGATGGGCCTGATCTTCGTGCTCGGCCAGGCGAACGAGTACCGCGAGCTCGTCCACCACGGCGTCAAGCTGAACGGTGACGGGTACGGCTCGATGTTCTACCTGACCACCGGGTTCCACGGTCTGCACGTGACCGGTGGCCTGATCGCCTTCATCGTCTACATGATCCGTACGACCATGGGCCGGTTCACGCCGGCACAGGCGACGTCGGCAATCGTCGTGTCGTACTACTGGCACTTCGTGGACATCGTGTGGATTGCCCTGTTCGCCATGATCTATTGGCTGCAGTGACCAGCGCCGACGGCGAGGATCCCAAGCAACAACACCCAGAGGGACATAGCAGATGACTTCTGACACCCCCGCCCGTAGGCGTGCCCGGGTGTTCTCCCGGCGGCGGACCGCGCCCAGCCGGGCCCGCCGGCGGCTCGGTGCAGCGGTACGCATGATCGCGGCGCTCGCGCTGGCCGGAGGCGTGTACACCGCCTTCACCCCGGGCGCGTTCGCCGAGGACAACGTCCAGCTCTCCGCCGCCGCTCAGGAGGGCAAGGCGCTCTTCGACAACAGCTGCATCTCCTGCCACGGGCGGGACGGGCAGGGCGTCGAGGACCGCGGACCGAGCCTGATCGGCGTCGGCTCTGCCTCGGTCGAGTTCCAGGTCAGCACCGGCCGCATGCCGATGACCCGCCAGGAAGCTCAGGCCGAGCAGAAGAAGCCGCAGTTCGACGAGGACCAGACCAAGCAGATCGCGCAGTACATCCAGGAGCTGGGTGGCGGTCCGGAGATCCCCGAGGGCTCGCTCGTCGAGGACCTGGAGACCAACCCGGAGGCGCTGGCGCGCGGCGGTGAGCTGTTCCGCATCAACTGCACCTCCTGCCACGGCTTCGGCGGTGGCGGTGGCGCCCTGTCGTCCGGCAAGTTCGCTCCGAGCCTGCACGACGCCACGGCCGACCAGATCTACGCGGCGATGCTGACCGGACCGCAGAACATGCCGGTCTTCGGTGACAACCAGCTGACGCCGGAAGAGAAGCGCTCGATCATCACGTACATCCAAACCCAGCTCCAAGAGGACCGGGACCCGGGCGGCCTGTTCAACCTCGGTCGGTACGGCCCGTCGACGGAAGGCATGGCGATCTTCCTGGTCGGCATCGTCCTCCTGGTCTTCACGTCGCTCTGGATTGCGGGGAAGTCATGACGGCTGTGCACCACGCGGGCGAGGCCGGCACCCCGCCGGTCGACGTGAACGACCCGCACCTGTCGCGGTTCGACATCGTCAAGGAGGGCCTGCGGCGCGACGACATCGAGATCGTCACGTACGAGTCGCAGTTCCACGGCCAGAACTCCAAGGCCGAGAAGCGGGTCGTCCGCAACATCTCGCTGCTGTTCGCGATCTCCGGCATCCTGACGCTGGCCTTCATCGTCTTCTACATCGTGTGGCCGTGGGAGTTCGAGCTCGGCAACACGATGAGCGACTACTACACGCCGATCCTGGGCATCACGCTCGGCCTCGGCCTGCTGGCGCTCGGCTTCGGCATTCTCGCCTGGGCGAAGAAGCTGCTCCCGCACGAGCTCTCCATCCAGCAGCGGCACGACAAGCCGTCGCCGGACGACGAGCGGCTGATCACCGGTCAGACCGCGATGTTCGTCGCCGACGAGCTCGGTGTGCAGCGCCGCCCGCTGCTCAAGGGCGCCATCGCGCTCGGTCTCGCTCCGGTGGGCGTCGCGATCGGCGCGCCGATCATCGGTGGCCTGATCGAGAACCCGCACAAGGGCGACCTGCCGATGATGTTCACGACCGGCTTCAACCCCGGGAACAACGGTGGCAAGCTGGTCCGCCTGGTCCGTGAGGACGGCAGCGCGATCCGCCCCGAGGACGTCAGCACCGGTGGTCAGATGACCGTCTTCCCGGGCATCCCGGGCGGCGCCACCAACCACTGGGCCGACTCGCCGACGCTGCTCATCCACCTCCGGGCGGACGACGCGGCCGAGACCCGCCGGAACGCTGACGCCGACAGCAACGGCCGGAACGTCGGGTCGATGTGGGGCAACTTCGTGGCGTACTCCAAGATCTGCACGCACGCCGGTTGCCCGGCGAGCCTCTACGAGCAGCAGACGAACCGTCTGCTGTGCCCGTGCCACCAGTCGCAGTTCCTCATCACTGACAACGCGCAGCCGGTCTTCGGGCCCGCGACTCGGCGTCTGCCGATGCTGCCGCTTACAGTGGACGAGGAAGGTTTCTTCGTGGCAGCGTCCGACTACAAGGACACCGTCGGACCTGACTTCTGGGAGCGGCCATGAAGCGCCGAAAAGTTGACCTCGCAGAGGCACCCGTCAACCTCGCCAAGGGTGTTGACGACCGGTTCCAGGCTGCGACCCCGCTGCGCGCCCTGCTGAACAAGGTCTTCCCCGACCACTGGTCCTTCCTGCTCGGTGAGATCGCGCTCTTCTCGTTCATCGTGCTGCTGCTCAGCGGCGTGTTCCTCACGCTCTTCTTCGACCCGTCGATGAAGGAGATCGCGTACGACGGGTCCTACCTGGGCCTGCGCGGCACCGAGATGTCGGCCGCCTACGCGTCCTCGCTGCACCTGTCGTTCGAGGTCCGCGGCGGCCTGTTCATGCGGCAGATGCACCACTGGGCGGCGCTGCTGTTCATGGCGTCGATCATCGTGCACATGGCCCGTGTCTTCTTCACCGGCGCGTACCGCAAGCCGCGTGAGATCAACTGGGTCATCGGCATCCTGCTGTTCCTGCTCGGGTTCTTCGCCGGCTTCACCGGTTACTCGCTCCCCGACGACGGCCTCTCCGGCACCGGTCTCCGCATCGCCTCGGCGATCATGCTGACCCTCCCGGTGATCGGCACCTGGCTCTCCGCCGCGATCTTCGGTGGCGAGTTCCCCGGCGAGCTGATCATCGGCCGGTTCTACATCGCGCACGTGCTGCTCATCCCGGGCATCCTGCTCGGCCTGATCGCGGCGCACCTGGGCATCGTCTTCAAGCAGAAGCACACCCAGTGGCCGGGCCCGATGCGGACCAACACGAACGTGGTCGGCGAGCGCATGTTCCCGCGCTACGCGATGAAGCAGGGCGGCTTCTTCATGGCCGTCTTCGGCGTCATCGCGCTGATGGCCGGTCTGTTCCAGATCAACCCGATCTGGCTGTTCGGGCCGTACCGCGCTTCCGAGGTCTCCTCGGCCTCGCAGCCCGACTTCTACGTCATGTTCATGGACGGCCTGGTCCGTCTCATGCCGAACTGGCAGATCTACATCCCGATCGGCAACGGCTACAGCATCCCGCCGATGTTCTGGCCCGCCGTGGTCGGCCTCGGTGCCCTGTTCACGCTGCCGATGGCGTGGCCGTGGCTGGAGG is part of the Actinoplanes missouriensis 431 genome and encodes:
- a CDS encoding cysteine desulfurase family protein, with protein sequence MDYTGDPAGQPVYLDAASAAPLHPVTKEALLAALADGWADPARLYAAGRRAQQLREAATAVVAQILGVRADEVSFWPSGTAAAQAAVLGGLAGRKRAGSTLVRSAIEHSAVLLSWSDVSEVGVDRLGRLDLEAWGRAVAAPGVALASLISASHEVGTAQPVAAAAELCAEAGVPLFVDAAQTVGRMPVPSGWSLLSASAHKWGGPPGVGVLVVRKGVRWISPLPQDDLYNPRSQGTLDLPAVVAAAASLRAVAAEAETERVRLSALVDRIRDRVAATVPDVEIVGDPADRLPHLVTFSCLYVDGEALLHALDRHGFAVSSGSSCTSSTLRPSHVLEAMGVLSHGNVRVSLHRDTTPEEIERFLAVLPGLVGDIRKEAGL
- the ctaC gene encoding aa3-type cytochrome oxidase subunit II, whose translation is MGARSSATRPRAVGRAAGLGLGGATLLTLLSGCSLQDWGDTFSHFGWPSNGISLQAHEMYDLWIASVIAALAVGIGVWGLIFWCVIRYRKRGDELPVQTRFNMPMEILYTVTPVLIVAVLFYYTAIVQTSVDKLSKNPDQVVEVVAFKWNWQFNYRDGMGEKANTVASTIGSSDVIPILVLPVGEKIRFEETSKDVIHSFWVPEMLFKRDVFPGSVRNVFEVTLDKEGRYVGRCAELCGTYHAFMNFELVVVSPTKFDQFLDSKKTGASTQEAMAAIGFTGAESYATTTSPFNTRRQQHSWNQPETVAAGK
- a CDS encoding cytochrome c oxidase subunit 4, with amino-acid sequence MRTEYKIFAGVAVFLFGAAAVYGFYTHATATDGAVSSGSAYAGGTEWVGVVALILSGLLCSMCAGFFWFVARRIDLRPEDREDGEIAEGAGEVGFFSPGSYWPFGIALSAAIAGIGLVFWMWWLLAFGLICVIFASCGLLFEYYSGTRHPAEH
- the trpD gene encoding anthranilate phosphoribosyltransferase — its product is MAARTWPNLTSALIRGEELATADTAWAMGEIMAGNVTPAQIAGFAVALRAKGETPAELAGLVQAMLSAATLVELPEKVRTSAVDVVGTGGDRANTVNISTMAAIVTAAAGVTVVKHGNRSASSTTGTADLLEHFGIPLDLGPAGVARTVAEAGIGFCFAARYHPGMRHASVTRRELGVPTFFNVLGPLTNPARPTAAAVGCFDPRMAPVMAEVFAQRGDSALVMRGEDGLDEFTTAAPTRIWLARNGAVEELLVDATELGLPRSAPDALRGGDVAFNADVAHRTFAGEAGAVRDAVVLNAAAALAAQSGFPGDFRDALRAGIARAQDTIDSGAVTAQLERWVASARAAKAAE
- a CDS encoding cytochrome c oxidase assembly protein, encoding MPLLAASSGDTGLPPFSPAAIFTEFNLVSLIALGLVVSASLYLYGVWRLRQRGDHWPGGRTAAFVAGGLGSIAAVSVTGIEAYDTTLISVHMVQHMVLSMVGPIFLALGAPTTLALRVLDKKPRKVLLKLLHSRYVRVLTFPLVAFGIFIANPFVLYFTGVYRLTLEHVWFHEFVHLHFIVTGCLFFWPLLGLDPLPNRWPYPGRALLMVLSVPFHTVLGLTIMQSKELLGGDWYPNLGLSWMDPHADQVTAGGILWAGGEIVSVTMLGILVVQWVRQSEREAKRIDRALDRQEAIAAGRPPEPDTQ
- the ctaE gene encoding aa3-type cytochrome oxidase subunit III — protein: MTAAAIDKSRIHSLTRPNMVSVGTIVWLSSELMFFAALFAMYFSIRAAAPEQWEEHTEHLNIPYATTFTVILVLSSVTCQLGVFAAEKGDVFALRRWFTITFVMGLIFVLGQANEYRELVHHGVKLNGDGYGSMFYLTTGFHGLHVTGGLIAFIVYMIRTTMGRFTPAQATSAIVVSYYWHFVDIVWIALFAMIYWLQ
- the qcrC gene encoding cytochrome bc1 complex diheme cytochrome c subunit, yielding MTSDTPARRRARVFSRRRTAPSRARRRLGAAVRMIAALALAGGVYTAFTPGAFAEDNVQLSAAAQEGKALFDNSCISCHGRDGQGVEDRGPSLIGVGSASVEFQVSTGRMPMTRQEAQAEQKKPQFDEDQTKQIAQYIQELGGGPEIPEGSLVEDLETNPEALARGGELFRINCTSCHGFGGGGGALSSGKFAPSLHDATADQIYAAMLTGPQNMPVFGDNQLTPEEKRSIITYIQTQLQEDRDPGGLFNLGRYGPSTEGMAIFLVGIVLLVFTSLWIAGKS
- the qcrA gene encoding cytochrome bc1 complex Rieske iron-sulfur subunit, with protein sequence MTAVHHAGEAGTPPVDVNDPHLSRFDIVKEGLRRDDIEIVTYESQFHGQNSKAEKRVVRNISLLFAISGILTLAFIVFYIVWPWEFELGNTMSDYYTPILGITLGLGLLALGFGILAWAKKLLPHELSIQQRHDKPSPDDERLITGQTAMFVADELGVQRRPLLKGAIALGLAPVGVAIGAPIIGGLIENPHKGDLPMMFTTGFNPGNNGGKLVRLVREDGSAIRPEDVSTGGQMTVFPGIPGGATNHWADSPTLLIHLRADDAAETRRNADADSNGRNVGSMWGNFVAYSKICTHAGCPASLYEQQTNRLLCPCHQSQFLITDNAQPVFGPATRRLPMLPLTVDEEGFFVAASDYKDTVGPDFWERP
- the qcrB gene encoding cytochrome bc1 complex cytochrome b subunit is translated as MKRRKVDLAEAPVNLAKGVDDRFQAATPLRALLNKVFPDHWSFLLGEIALFSFIVLLLSGVFLTLFFDPSMKEIAYDGSYLGLRGTEMSAAYASSLHLSFEVRGGLFMRQMHHWAALLFMASIIVHMARVFFTGAYRKPREINWVIGILLFLLGFFAGFTGYSLPDDGLSGTGLRIASAIMLTLPVIGTWLSAAIFGGEFPGELIIGRFYIAHVLLIPGILLGLIAAHLGIVFKQKHTQWPGPMRTNTNVVGERMFPRYAMKQGGFFMAVFGVIALMAGLFQINPIWLFGPYRASEVSSASQPDFYVMFMDGLVRLMPNWQIYIPIGNGYSIPPMFWPAVVGLGALFTLPMAWPWLEARKLKDKRTHHLLERPRDNPERVGIGMMAFTFFMVATISGANDVIADKFHISLNAMTWAGRIGLLLLPPIAYYISVRICLGLQQHDRQVLAHGVETGIIKRLPNGQFVEVHQPLGPVDEHGHPVPLNYAGWVVPKKMNRLGALAPAVKGFFYPVEKPAETPVSPAVGGPAKKEEIKSGR